A genomic region of Eucalyptus grandis isolate ANBG69807.140 chromosome 5, ASM1654582v1, whole genome shotgun sequence contains the following coding sequences:
- the LOC104444955 gene encoding TMV resistance protein N codes for MKAIEESCVAIIVFSKDYASSQWCLEEVMKIMECKKQKDLTVLRDESELIERIVKEISTLLDRTPLHVAKCPVGIDSKVVKLKSMLNLESDDGVLMMGLWGRAGIGKTSLAKAIYNDIFRQFEGSTFLANVRETSKNCRDLVALQEKLLSEILSQKQRLVVSNVDAGTHLVRDRLCRKKVLLILDDVDDLRQLNALAGEGKWFGIGSRIMITTRDKHLLTCHGVDQDHVYEVKTLEDSEARELLSKHAFGTHQKLKIKADLVDSVLNHAGGLPLAIEVLGSFLCGRREHEWKSTLKKLSRNPNKTINNVLKISYDGLEDNEKEIFLHIACFFKGCDSDYIKKVIDSCDFEIDIGLEILIERSLISIEHRTVEVHGLIQLMGMDIVNQECHDDPKRRSRLWMYDDVLDVLSHDMGDCVVKAIVLEPPEHKEVYISPNVFTKASRLRLLIMHNVHNTFKVLYVFLMS; via the exons ATGAAGGCCATTGAGGAATCATGCGTCGCAATCATTGTTTTCTCTAAGGACTACGCTTCCTCACAGTGGTGCTTGGAAGAGGTGATGAAGATTATGGAGTGCAAGAAGCAAAAGGACCTCACCGTGCTACG AGATGAGTCAGAGCTTATAGAAAGAATCGTGAAGGAGATCTCCACTCTTTTAGACCGAACACCTTTGCATGTTGCTAAGTGTCCAGTTGGGATTGATTCCAAAGTGGTTAAGCTAAAATCTATGTTAAACCTCGAGTCTGATGATGGTGTTCTTATGATGGGATTATGGGGAAGGGCAGGCATAGGGAAGACAAGCTTAGCTAAAGCCATTTATAATGACATTTTCAGACAATTTGAAGGTTCAACTTTTTTGGCAAATGTTCGAGAAACTTCAAAAAATTGCAGGGATTTAGTtgctttgcaagaaaaattactaTCTGAGAtattatcacaaaaacaaaGATTAGTAGTGTCCAATGTTGATGCCGGTACTCATCTAGTACGGGATAGACTTTGTCGCAAAAAAGTTCTCCTtatccttgatgatgtggatgacttGCGTCAATTAAATGCTTTAGCAGGAGAAGGCAAGTGGTTTGGTATTGGAAGTAGGATCATGATTACCACAAGAGATAAACACTTGTTAACTTGTCACGGGGTAGATCAAGATCATGTGTATGAAGTTAAAACATTGGAGGATAGTGAAGCTAGAGAGCTACTAAGTAAGCATGCTTTTGGGACAcaccaaaaactaaaaatcaaggcAGATCTAGTGGATAGTGTTTTGAATCATGCCGGAGGCCTTCCTTTAGCGATTGAGGTGCTAGGTTCCTTCTTATGTGGTAGAAGAGAACATGAATGGAAAAGTACACTAAAGAAACTTTCTAGGAATCCTAACAAAACCATTAATAATGTGCTCAAAATAAGTTATGATGGACTAGAGGATAATGAGAAAGAGATTTTTCTCCacattgcttgcttctttaaGGGGTGTGATAGTGACTACATAAAGAAAGTTATTGACAGTTGCGATTTCGAGATAGATATAGGATTAGAAATTCTCATTGAGAGGTCCTTGATAAGTATTGAGCATAGAACTGTAGAAGTCCATGGCTTGATTCAATTGATGGGCATGGATATTGTGAACCAAGAATGTCATGATGATCCCAAGAGACGTAGCAGGCTATGGATGTATGATGATGTTCTTGACGTTTTGTCCCATGACATG GGAGATTGTGTAGTAAAAGCAATAGTATTGGAGCCACCAGAGCACAAAGAGGTATATATCAGCCCTAATGTTTTTACAAAAGCGAGTAGGTTGAGACTACTCATCATGCACAATGTGCATAATACTTTCAAGGTCCTATATGTCTTCCTAATGAGCTAA